One window of the Candidatus Chryseobacterium colombiense genome contains the following:
- a CDS encoding DUF839 domain-containing protein → MKRKLLTVAVLALMTSSVFHAQTFVFNKNSAWKYNDANTALADQWKDTNFDISTWSQGNGPLGYGDPVTTTINSGLITAYFAKDFTVNLNDLSDTMELGVMRDDGIVVYLNGQEVVRDNMPTGAITFSTLSSTTIDGAAESVYNIFSIPKSKFVNGNNRISVELHNRGATSSDLRIDAYLKTVVSTTTPVPCNANHISCFTSIVPTAQTNKLIIPVEHNYQLILKEGDNYTEGGGLVGGQNDFTAYVPKSGSSTDGYLSINHETNPGGVTMAEINYNTSTKLWQLTRSRAVSFSAPSLVQTIRNCSGGITPWGTVVTAEEQTTSSDVNGDGMKDYGWLVEIDPATAQVISQNTDGSKGKLWQMGIMNHENVVINNAGTTAYYGEDGGTHMVYKYVMDTPNNLSSGNLFVLKLDQGLSNGDPVATTATWIQVPNKTKADQNNTTALAQSLGGTSFNGIEDVDISPIDGKIYFTAKGLNKVYRLQDNGTTASQVETFVGGLTTNYSFTTAQGTKTETWGDGNDNLTFDELGNLWVLQDGGKNYIWVIAPDHTQANPKVRLFASMPAGSEPTGLTFTPDHKFGFFSVQHPDSTISTDIDATGNTINYIGKSATIVVALKNNLGTAGSLGTGEIHAETEVTVAPNPTSGIVKINSPKGLKNIAVTAYSMDGKIVFTQKFSGTNNALDLDFTKQLESSRVLILNIEADGFQKTVKLLKK, encoded by the coding sequence ATGAAAAGAAAATTACTAACAGTTGCAGTTCTTGCATTGATGACAAGTTCTGTGTTTCATGCACAGACTTTTGTCTTTAACAAAAATTCCGCTTGGAAATACAATGACGCCAATACAGCATTGGCAGATCAGTGGAAAGACACCAATTTTGACATTTCTACCTGGTCACAGGGAAATGGACCTCTTGGATATGGTGATCCTGTAACGACTACAATTAACAGTGGTCTTATTACTGCCTATTTTGCAAAAGATTTTACAGTAAATCTGAATGATCTTTCTGATACAATGGAACTGGGAGTGATGAGAGATGACGGAATCGTTGTTTATCTGAACGGCCAGGAAGTAGTGAGAGATAATATGCCGACCGGAGCCATTACGTTCAGTACATTATCCAGTACAACTATTGACGGAGCAGCAGAAAGTGTATATAATATATTTTCTATTCCAAAATCAAAATTCGTGAACGGAAACAACAGAATCTCTGTTGAATTACACAACAGAGGAGCAACGAGTTCTGATTTAAGAATAGATGCTTATCTAAAAACTGTTGTATCAACAACAACTCCGGTGCCATGTAATGCGAATCATATCAGCTGCTTTACGTCTATTGTTCCTACAGCTCAAACCAATAAATTGATTATTCCTGTAGAGCATAATTATCAGTTGATTTTAAAAGAAGGAGATAACTATACAGAAGGAGGGGGATTAGTAGGAGGACAAAATGACTTTACAGCATATGTTCCTAAAAGCGGAAGTTCTACAGACGGATATCTTTCTATCAATCACGAAACCAATCCGGGAGGAGTAACCATGGCTGAAATTAATTATAATACTTCTACAAAGCTTTGGCAGTTAACAAGATCCAGAGCGGTAAGTTTCTCTGCTCCGAGTCTGGTTCAGACGATCAGAAACTGTTCAGGAGGTATTACACCTTGGGGAACAGTAGTTACAGCCGAAGAACAGACGACTTCAAGTGATGTAAATGGTGACGGAATGAAAGATTACGGATGGTTGGTAGAAATCGATCCTGCAACTGCTCAGGTAATTTCTCAAAATACGGATGGTTCTAAAGGAAAACTTTGGCAGATGGGAATTATGAATCATGAAAATGTGGTGATCAATAATGCTGGAACCACAGCTTATTATGGTGAGGACGGAGGAACTCATATGGTATACAAATATGTAATGGATACTCCGAACAACCTTTCATCAGGGAATTTATTTGTTTTAAAACTGGATCAGGGATTAAGTAACGGAGATCCTGTTGCAACAACAGCAACATGGATTCAGGTTCCTAACAAAACCAAAGCAGACCAGAATAATACAACGGCTTTAGCACAATCTCTGGGAGGAACTTCTTTCAACGGAATCGAAGACGTTGACATTAGTCCGATTGATGGTAAAATCTACTTTACAGCGAAAGGGTTGAATAAAGTCTACAGATTACAGGATAACGGAACTACGGCTTCTCAGGTTGAAACTTTCGTAGGAGGTCTTACAACAAATTATTCATTTACAACGGCACAGGGAACAAAAACTGAAACCTGGGGAGACGGAAACGACAACCTTACATTCGATGAACTTGGAAACCTTTGGGTATTACAGGATGGTGGAAAAAATTATATCTGGGTAATTGCTCCGGATCATACTCAGGCTAACCCAAAAGTGAGATTATTCGCTTCTATGCCTGCAGGTTCTGAACCAACCGGTCTTACTTTTACCCCGGATCATAAGTTTGGATTCTTCTCCGTGCAGCACCCGGATTCTACGATATCTACAGATATTGATGCTACAGGAAATACAATCAATTATATTGGAAAATCAGCAACAATCGTAGTAGCTCTTAAAAATAATTTAGGAACTGCAGGATCTCTCGGAACAGGTGAAATACATGCAGAAACTGAAGTAACAGTTGCTCCAAACCCGACTTCAGGAATCGTGAAAATCAATTCTCCAAAAGGATTGAAAAATATTGCGGTAACAGCTTACAGTATGGATGGTAAAATTGTGTTCACTCAGAAGTTTTCAGGAACAAACAATGCTTTAGATTTAGACTTTACAAAGCAGCTTGAATCTTCAAGAGTTTTGATTTTAAATATCGAAGCTGATGGATTCCAGAAAACAGTAAAGCTGTTGAAAAAATAA
- a CDS encoding leucine-rich repeat domain-containing protein, giving the protein MKKIFFTFFIIMLSQAKAQIDPVKYPTYTSVEDALKSGQTVYSISLRGKTMFNLPTEIQQLPSIFFLNLMENKFEKMDESIFTLKELTILNLNENSIKFIPNEIAELQKLESFSINLNELTSINPNLAKLQKLKVVHLDANNLNVFPEALLKIPSLEEINLQGNQISFIAKDLDKIKNLKSLNLASNQIKDLGKLEFPKQLKYLELQQNSISKLPDDLFKAKNLEFLNVSQNNIKEISPQVKGLKNVVSMNLANNSLKDLPTEFSQLKNLKTLILTGNPMEKATIEKLKAMMPETQIYF; this is encoded by the coding sequence ATGAAAAAAATCTTTTTCACTTTTTTTATAATTATGCTTTCACAGGCAAAAGCTCAGATAGATCCGGTGAAATATCCTACCTATACGAGTGTAGAAGACGCCTTGAAAAGCGGACAGACTGTTTACAGCATAAGTTTGAGAGGAAAAACAATGTTTAATCTTCCAACTGAAATTCAACAGCTACCATCAATTTTTTTTCTGAATTTGATGGAAAATAAATTTGAGAAAATGGATGAGTCTATTTTTACACTAAAAGAACTCACTATTTTAAATCTGAATGAAAACAGCATTAAATTCATTCCTAATGAAATTGCGGAACTTCAGAAATTGGAAAGCTTTTCGATCAATTTAAATGAACTGACAAGCATTAATCCAAATCTGGCAAAACTTCAGAAACTGAAAGTGGTCCATCTTGACGCCAATAATCTGAACGTATTTCCTGAAGCATTATTAAAAATCCCGAGTTTGGAGGAAATTAATTTACAGGGAAATCAGATCAGTTTTATTGCTAAAGATTTAGATAAAATTAAAAATTTAAAATCATTGAATCTGGCCTCCAATCAGATCAAAGATTTAGGGAAACTAGAATTTCCCAAGCAATTAAAATATTTAGAATTACAGCAAAATTCAATATCCAAACTTCCGGATGATCTATTTAAAGCAAAAAATCTGGAATTTTTAAATGTAAGTCAGAATAACATCAAAGAAATTTCACCTCAAGTAAAAGGTCTGAAAAATGTAGTCAGTATGAATCTAGCCAATAATAGTCTAAAAGATCTTCCAACTGAATTTTCACAATTGAAAAACCTTAAAACATTAATATTAACGGGCAATCCAATGGAAAAAGCAACCATTGAAAAACTAAAAGCCATGATGCCGGAAACCCAAATTTATTTCTAG
- a CDS encoding translation initiation factor: MDLRDQLKNLFPDHDEQDFEMPEEQFKQKEPLVCKFEKKGRNGKPVTIVEGWEGSEEELKNISKKIKTTLGIGGSEKDGTIIIQGDNRDKIMNILKEMGYKTKRVGG; this comes from the coding sequence ATGGATTTAAGAGATCAATTGAAGAACCTTTTTCCTGATCATGATGAGCAGGATTTTGAGATGCCTGAAGAGCAGTTCAAGCAGAAAGAACCCTTGGTATGCAAGTTTGAGAAGAAAGGCAGAAACGGTAAACCTGTAACGATTGTTGAAGGTTGGGAAGGAAGCGAAGAAGAACTGAAAAACATCTCAAAAAAAATAAAAACCACACTTGGAATAGGTGGTTCTGAAAAGGACGGAACGATTATTATTCAAGGTGACAATCGTGATAAAATAATGAATATCCTTAAGGAGATGGGATATAAAACTAAAAGAGTCGGCGGGTAA
- the gpmI gene encoding 2,3-bisphosphoglycerate-independent phosphoglycerate mutase, producing the protein MSKKAILAILDGWGLGMNPDVSALDKANTPFIDNCLKNYPHTTLEASGLAVGLPAGQMGNSEVGHMNLGAGRVVYQNLVKLNMAVENGTLGQEKVIQDAFEYAKKENKKVHFIGLVSNGGVHSHINHLKGLLTAAHESGLNENVFVHALTDGRDCDPHSGKGFIEELQNHMESTTGKLATIVGRYYAMDRDKRWERVKLAYDALVEGIGEQSTDALASIQKSYDNNVTDEFIKPIILVNTTETGNVVPVAKIIDNDVVICFNFRTDRGREITEVLSQKDFPEYFMRKLNLYYITLTNYDKTFQNVHVVFDEEVLHETMGEVLERNHKTQIRIAETEKYPHVTFFFSGGREEEFVGERRLLCPSPKDVPTYDLKPEMSAYDITNAIIPELENETADFICLNFANTDMVGHTGVFSAAVKAAEVVDSCIEKVATTAYEHGYAVFILADHGNSDVMINPDGTPNTQHSTNLVPFIVMDKDHTWNLKPGKLGDVAPTILKVMGIEAPETMTGDILVS; encoded by the coding sequence ATGTCAAAAAAAGCAATATTGGCCATTCTTGACGGATGGGGATTGGGAATGAATCCGGACGTTTCAGCACTAGATAAAGCAAACACACCATTTATAGATAACTGTCTTAAAAACTATCCTCATACTACGCTTGAAGCGAGTGGTTTGGCGGTAGGTTTACCGGCTGGACAAATGGGGAATTCAGAGGTAGGTCACATGAACCTGGGAGCAGGAAGAGTGGTTTATCAAAACCTGGTAAAGCTGAATATGGCGGTTGAAAACGGAACTCTGGGACAGGAAAAAGTTATTCAGGATGCCTTTGAATATGCCAAAAAAGAGAACAAAAAAGTACACTTTATCGGATTGGTTTCCAATGGAGGAGTACATTCACATATCAATCACCTTAAAGGTCTTTTAACAGCAGCGCATGAATCTGGGCTAAATGAAAATGTCTTCGTGCACGCGCTTACAGACGGACGTGACTGCGATCCGCATTCCGGAAAAGGTTTTATCGAAGAACTTCAGAACCACATGGAGTCTACTACGGGAAAACTGGCAACCATTGTCGGAAGATATTATGCGATGGACAGAGATAAAAGATGGGAGCGTGTAAAGCTAGCTTATGATGCATTGGTAGAAGGAATTGGAGAACAATCTACAGACGCTTTGGCTTCGATTCAGAAATCGTATGATAATAATGTGACGGATGAGTTCATCAAACCCATTATTCTGGTCAATACAACCGAAACAGGAAATGTAGTTCCGGTTGCTAAAATTATTGATAATGATGTGGTAATCTGTTTCAATTTCCGTACAGACAGAGGTCGTGAAATTACAGAAGTGCTTTCTCAGAAAGATTTCCCGGAATATTTCATGAGAAAACTTAACCTTTATTATATTACGCTAACCAATTACGATAAGACTTTCCAGAATGTTCATGTTGTTTTCGATGAAGAAGTATTGCATGAGACTATGGGAGAAGTGTTGGAAAGAAATCATAAAACACAGATCAGAATTGCTGAAACGGAGAAATATCCTCACGTTACCTTTTTCTTTTCAGGAGGTCGTGAAGAAGAATTTGTTGGCGAAAGAAGACTGCTTTGCCCAAGTCCAAAAGATGTTCCTACTTATGATCTGAAACCTGAAATGTCTGCTTATGATATTACCAATGCAATCATTCCCGAACTGGAAAATGAGACTGCAGATTTTATATGTCTTAACTTTGCGAACACTGATATGGTAGGTCATACAGGTGTTTTTTCAGCAGCAGTAAAAGCAGCAGAAGTTGTAGATTCTTGTATCGAAAAAGTAGCTACAACAGCTTACGAGCATGGTTATGCAGTTTTCATTTTGGCAGACCACGGAAATTCTGATGTAATGATCAATCCGGATGGAACACCGAATACACAGCATTCTACCAATCTGGTTCCTTTTATTGTGATGGATAAAGATCATACATGGAATCTGAAGCCAGGAAAACTAGGAGATGTTGCTCCTACTATTTTAAAAGTAATGGGAATAGAAGCTCCTGAAACAATGACAGGAGATATTTTAGTAAGCTAA
- a CDS encoding acyl-ACP desaturase has protein sequence MYQTLVRKEVMGILGKEVGSFLDKFLTPIEKIWQPSDYLPDPSSEDFKHDLEEIQTFAREMPYDLFVTLIGDCITEEALPSYESWLMGVDGIDQEEKQVGWASWIRAWTAEENRHGDLLSKYLYLCGRVNMREVEVTTQYLINDGFDLGTSMDPYRNFVYTSFQETATNISHRRVGTLAKQSGNGKLAKMCGVIAADEARHAKAYKHFVTKILEIDPSEMILAFEDMMRKKIVMPAHMMRQSGQKAGELWGHFSDAAQRCMVYTGQDYINILKDLLDEWKIEHVKGLNEKAEKAQEYLMKLPSRLQKITDRISTPDLQFQFNWVKS, from the coding sequence ATGTATCAAACGCTTGTAAGGAAAGAAGTCATGGGAATTTTGGGAAAGGAAGTTGGTTCTTTTCTGGATAAATTTTTAACGCCGATTGAAAAAATTTGGCAACCCTCAGATTATCTTCCTGATCCTTCAAGTGAAGATTTTAAGCACGACTTAGAAGAAATTCAGACTTTTGCCCGTGAAATGCCTTACGATTTATTCGTAACATTAATTGGTGACTGTATTACAGAAGAAGCTTTGCCTTCTTACGAATCTTGGTTAATGGGAGTAGACGGAATTGATCAGGAAGAGAAGCAGGTAGGATGGGCAAGCTGGATAAGAGCTTGGACGGCTGAAGAAAATAGACACGGAGATCTGTTAAGTAAATATTTATATCTGTGTGGAAGAGTAAATATGAGAGAAGTAGAAGTTACGACTCAATATTTAATCAATGACGGTTTCGATTTAGGAACAAGCATGGATCCTTATAGAAACTTTGTGTATACAAGTTTTCAGGAAACAGCAACCAATATTTCCCACAGAAGAGTAGGTACACTGGCAAAACAGTCCGGGAACGGGAAATTAGCTAAGATGTGTGGCGTTATTGCGGCAGATGAAGCAAGACATGCTAAAGCATATAAGCATTTTGTGACAAAAATTTTAGAAATCGATCCGTCTGAAATGATCTTGGCATTTGAAGACATGATGCGTAAAAAAATCGTAATGCCTGCTCACATGATGAGACAATCCGGTCAGAAAGCCGGTGAGCTTTGGGGACATTTTTCTGATGCTGCTCAAAGATGCATGGTATATACCGGACAGGATTATATCAATATTTTGAAAGATTTGTTGGATGAATGGAAGATTGAACATGTAAAAGGTCTTAATGAAAAAGCTGAAAAAGCTCAGGAGTACTTAATGAAACTTCCTTCAAGACTTCAGAAAATTACAGACAGAATCTCAACACCTGATTTACAATTCCAGTTCAACTGGGTGAAAAGTTAG
- the map gene encoding type I methionyl aminopeptidase: MIQLKTIDELRLMKQSAQLVSRTLGMLAKEIKPGITTLYLDKLAHDFIKDHGAEPAFLGYGGFPYSLCISPNEQVVHGFPSKEEIKEGDVLSVDCGAILNGFVGDHAYTFEIGEVKPETKKLLKVAKESLYKGIEQCIRGKRIGDISHAIQAHCEKEGYGVVRELVGHGVGRQMHEDPQVPNYGRQGSGKVIKDGLTIAIEPMINLGTEKVKFHNDGWTVTTLDNQPSAHFEHDIAVINGKPVLLSTFQYIYDALGIVSDEEKPFQLDF, translated from the coding sequence ATGATTCAATTAAAAACAATAGACGAATTACGTCTTATGAAACAGAGTGCTCAGTTGGTTTCAAGAACATTAGGAATGTTGGCTAAAGAAATCAAACCGGGAATTACCACTTTGTATTTAGATAAATTAGCTCACGATTTTATTAAAGACCATGGGGCAGAACCTGCATTCTTAGGATATGGAGGTTTCCCTTATTCATTGTGTATTTCACCAAACGAACAGGTGGTTCATGGTTTTCCAAGCAAAGAAGAAATTAAAGAAGGAGATGTCCTGTCTGTTGATTGTGGGGCTATTTTAAATGGTTTCGTAGGAGATCACGCTTATACTTTTGAGATCGGTGAAGTAAAACCGGAAACGAAAAAACTACTTAAGGTAGCTAAAGAATCCCTTTATAAAGGAATCGAACAATGTATCAGAGGAAAAAGAATTGGAGATATTTCCCATGCCATTCAGGCACATTGTGAAAAAGAAGGCTATGGAGTAGTGAGAGAGCTTGTTGGTCATGGAGTGGGAAGACAGATGCACGAAGATCCTCAGGTTCCCAATTATGGAAGACAGGGAAGCGGAAAAGTGATTAAAGATGGTTTAACTATTGCAATTGAACCGATGATCAATCTTGGAACAGAAAAAGTAAAATTCCATAATGATGGCTGGACGGTAACAACATTGGACAATCAGCCTTCTGCTCATTTTGAACACGATATAGCGGTCATTAACGGAAAACCTGTATTGCTTTCTACATTCCAGTATATTTATGATGCTCTAGGAATTGTAAGTGATGAAGAAAAGCCATTCCAACTGGATTTTTAA
- a CDS encoding methyltransferase domain-containing protein — translation MKKVTKLLLNKIPRPLLIKMSIWARPLIYQFFKGNKFYDPIDGKSYRKFLPYGYGKQRENALSPGTLSLERHRQMWLYLQNETDFFTKNYKVLHIAPEQEFLRKFKRMTNLDYISADLFSPIVDVKADILDLPFADESFDIIFCNHVLEHIEDDAKAMSELYRVLRPGGWGILQVPMKNSLEKTYEDFSIKDPKERQKHFGQYDHVRWYGMDYFERLQKAGFETEPNFYSQKFSEEEIKKYGLRHNEILPIVLKK, via the coding sequence ATGAAAAAAGTAACGAAGCTTTTATTAAATAAAATTCCGCGTCCCTTGCTTATTAAAATGAGTATCTGGGCACGTCCGCTTATTTATCAGTTTTTTAAAGGAAACAAGTTTTATGATCCTATTGATGGTAAATCTTATCGCAAGTTTCTTCCTTACGGATATGGAAAACAGCGTGAAAATGCATTGTCTCCCGGAACTTTAAGTCTAGAAAGACACCGCCAGATGTGGCTTTATCTTCAGAACGAAACAGATTTTTTTACTAAAAACTATAAAGTTTTACATATTGCTCCTGAGCAGGAATTTTTAAGAAAATTCAAGAGAATGACCAATCTGGATTATATTTCTGCAGATTTATTTTCTCCGATTGTAGATGTAAAAGCAGATATTCTGGATCTTCCTTTTGCTGATGAAAGCTTTGATATTATTTTCTGTAACCATGTTCTCGAACATATTGAAGATGATGCAAAAGCGATGAGTGAACTGTACAGAGTCTTAAGACCGGGAGGATGGGGAATTTTACAGGTTCCGATGAAGAATTCTTTAGAAAAAACCTATGAGGATTTCTCCATAAAAGATCCTAAAGAACGTCAGAAGCATTTCGGACAATACGATCATGTTCGTTGGTACGGAATGGATTATTTTGAGCGTTTGCAAAAAGCAGGGTTTGAGACAGAACCTAACTTTTATTCTCAGAAATTTTCGGAAGAAGAAATTAAAAAATATGGGTTAAGACACAATGAAATCTTACCCATTGTTTTGAAAAAATAA
- a CDS encoding multidrug efflux SMR transporter — protein MNWIILIIAGLFEVAFASCLGKVKETTGTPMYLWFTGFLITMTISMVLLIKATQTLPIGTAYAVWTGIGAVGTALMGIFFFKDPVSFWRIFFIVTLIGSVVGLKAVSH, from the coding sequence ATGAATTGGATTATCTTAATTATCGCAGGATTATTTGAAGTTGCATTTGCATCATGTTTAGGAAAAGTAAAAGAAACGACAGGAACTCCTATGTATCTTTGGTTTACAGGTTTTCTGATCACTATGACCATCAGTATGGTATTGTTGATTAAAGCTACACAAACGCTACCTATTGGAACGGCATATGCTGTATGGACCGGAATCGGTGCTGTAGGAACAGCATTAATGGGAATTTTCTTTTTTAAAGACCCGGTAAGCTTCTGGAGAATTTTCTTTATTGTTACCTTAATTGGTTCTGTAGTTGGATTAAAGGCTGTTTCTCATTAA
- a CDS encoding Crp/Fnr family transcriptional regulator, protein MNIDEIINNIYPLPDSSRENLKKHITEVSHPKGSCLMEAQKVVPFIYFVKKGIVRAYASTEDNDDITFWFGSEGETVISMKSYVEDKPGYENIESLEDCDLYKLETIHLRELYNQDINIANWGRRFAEKELVKTEELIISRQFKTALERYKDLMRDKPHLLKRVQLGHIASYLGITQVSLSRIRAEIK, encoded by the coding sequence ATGAATATTGATGAAATCATAAACAACATCTACCCTCTTCCGGATTCTTCCCGTGAAAATTTAAAAAAGCATATTACGGAAGTTTCCCACCCCAAAGGAAGCTGTTTAATGGAAGCTCAAAAAGTTGTTCCTTTTATTTATTTTGTAAAAAAAGGTATTGTAAGAGCTTATGCATCTACCGAAGATAATGATGATATTACTTTTTGGTTCGGAAGTGAAGGAGAAACTGTCATTTCGATGAAAAGCTACGTGGAAGATAAGCCGGGATATGAAAATATAGAATCATTGGAGGATTGTGATTTATATAAGCTTGAAACGATACATTTGAGAGAGTTATATAATCAGGATATTAATATTGCCAACTGGGGAAGAAGATTTGCTGAAAAAGAACTTGTAAAAACGGAAGAATTAATTATTTCCAGGCAATTTAAAACGGCATTAGAGCGTTACAAAGATCTTATGAGGGATAAACCCCACCTTTTGAAACGTGTTCAACTTGGTCATATTGCTTCTTATCTTGGAATTACACAAGTAAGCTTAAGCCGGATTCGGGCTGAAATCAAATAA
- a CDS encoding LacI family DNA-binding transcriptional regulator: MKRASIKDIARIAGVSVATVSYVLNKKEGSRISQQTKEKILEIADSINYVPNKIAKSLKMSRSKLIGLILADISNGFYSTMARCIEDEAIKLGYTLLIGSSDENPEKFKQLTELFAEHQVDGMIVAPIIDSNDTLKKLIKDEYPVVTIDRYLKDIHLPGVLVNNFEVSEQVFDFLKAKNFEEILYVGYNTEVPHLLDRQYGFEKHFPESGISYKKVLVGMENRKEEIHNALEQQLDLSKRTAVYFTSNKLGIAGMSYFIKHNIKVPEDLSMITFDEAEAYELFPIELTYVKQPLKDMAKTIIKLIDDEITCYKKDSERVTFKAKLIHKDSVK, encoded by the coding sequence ATGAAAAGAGCTTCCATAAAAGATATCGCAAGAATCGCGGGTGTTTCCGTTGCAACAGTTTCTTATGTCCTTAACAAAAAAGAAGGAAGTAGAATAAGTCAGCAAACTAAAGAAAAAATCTTAGAAATTGCAGATTCTATCAATTATGTTCCTAATAAGATCGCTAAAAGCTTAAAAATGAGCCGAAGCAAACTGATAGGACTCATTTTAGCAGATATTTCAAATGGATTTTATTCTACGATGGCCCGTTGTATCGAAGATGAAGCCATAAAATTAGGATACACGCTTCTTATCGGAAGTTCAGATGAAAATCCTGAAAAATTCAAACAATTAACTGAGCTTTTTGCAGAACATCAGGTTGACGGAATGATTGTAGCTCCGATTATAGACTCAAATGACACCCTGAAAAAGCTTATTAAAGATGAATATCCGGTGGTTACGATTGACCGTTACCTTAAAGACATTCATTTGCCGGGTGTTTTGGTCAATAACTTTGAAGTTTCGGAACAGGTTTTTGATTTTCTGAAAGCTAAAAATTTTGAAGAAATCCTCTATGTAGGATACAATACAGAAGTTCCCCATCTTTTGGACAGGCAATATGGTTTTGAAAAACATTTTCCTGAAAGCGGAATCAGCTACAAAAAGGTTTTGGTAGGCATGGAAAACAGGAAAGAAGAGATCCATAACGCGCTTGAGCAACAGCTTGATCTTTCTAAGCGAACAGCCGTTTATTTTACAAGTAACAAGCTTGGAATCGCGGGAATGAGCTATTTCATTAAACATAACATCAAAGTTCCTGAAGATCTTTCGATGATTACCTTTGATGAAGCAGAAGCCTATGAACTTTTCCCGATTGAGCTTACGTATGTGAAGCAGCCATTAAAAGACATGGCAAAAACGATCATAAAACTGATTGATGATGAAATCACCTGTTATAAAAAGGATAGTGAACGAGTTACCTTTAAAGCCAAACTTATTCATAAAGATTCGGTGAAATAG
- the era gene encoding GTPase Era translates to MHKAGFVNIVGKPNAGKSTLLNQLMGEKLAIVTQKAQTTRHRIFGIYNEEDLQIVFSDTPGVLDPKYGLQEKMMDFVKDSLQDADVFLFIVDVTDKAEPSEFLIDKLNKIPVPVLLLLNKVDQTNQEGLEKLVSDWHERIPKAEILPISALNAFNTDVILPKLKSMLPENPAYYDKDMYTDKPERFFVNEAIREKILLNYEKEIPYSVEVVTEMFKEKEGIIFIDSIIYVERDTQKGIIIGHKGEAIKKVGTEARLDLEKFFAKKIHLNLFVKVKKDWRKNDRDLKNFGYR, encoded by the coding sequence ATGCACAAAGCAGGATTTGTAAATATAGTTGGAAAGCCAAATGCCGGAAAATCGACTTTGCTCAATCAGTTGATGGGAGAGAAGCTGGCAATTGTTACTCAAAAGGCTCAGACAACACGTCACAGAATTTTTGGAATTTATAACGAAGAAGACCTTCAGATCGTATTCTCGGATACTCCCGGAGTGTTGGATCCTAAATATGGACTGCAGGAAAAAATGATGGATTTTGTGAAAGATTCTTTACAGGATGCAGATGTTTTTCTTTTTATTGTAGATGTAACCGATAAAGCAGAACCTTCGGAGTTTTTAATTGATAAATTAAATAAAATTCCGGTGCCGGTTCTATTATTATTAAATAAAGTAGATCAGACCAATCAGGAAGGATTGGAAAAACTGGTTTCAGACTGGCATGAAAGAATTCCTAAAGCTGAAATTCTGCCTATTTCTGCGCTTAATGCCTTCAACACGGATGTTATTCTTCCTAAATTAAAATCAATGCTGCCGGAAAATCCTGCGTACTATGATAAAGACATGTACACGGACAAACCGGAACGTTTCTTCGTAAACGAGGCTATCAGAGAGAAAATTCTTTTGAATTATGAAAAAGAAATTCCTTATTCTGTAGAAGTGGTAACCGAAATGTTCAAGGAAAAGGAAGGGATTATCTTCATCGATTCTATTATTTATGTAGAAAGAGATACCCAGAAAGGAATTATCATCGGACATAAAGGAGAAGCTATTAAAAAAGTAGGAACAGAAGCCAGGCTGGATCTTGAAAAGTTCTTTGCTAAAAAAATTCATTTGAACCTTTTTGTAAAAGTGAAAAAAGATTGGCGAAAAAATGACAGAGATCTAAAAAACTTCGGATACAGATAG